TGTTGCCTGTAAACGGCGCAAATGCCAATGGTCTTGGTCACGTTCGATGATTCGCCAAGGGGTGTTTCAATACTTTGCGACGAGTCGCTCTCACAACCAATTCAACCGCTGTAAATCGCTTCACGCAATCGCTCGGAGGGTGAGCGTAACGAGCGGCCGTTTGCACGGCAACCCCCTCGACCGACCCGGCGGCACCCGCAGTGGATTTCCATTATATTAGCGCTCTGGGTATACTAGGTTAGAAGTGAGAGACGCGTTTCTTGAAATAGCGGCAAGCTGCTGATGAATATCCTTTCCGATGGCCTCAAGCCCCCTGCGTCGTCACTCAGCTATCTGCCGCAGCTCGATACGGTTCGGGCGTTCGCCGTCTTGCTGGTGCTGTGGCATCATTGGTCGCCGCCCCGACACGCCCCCGGCTCGCTCGGCGTGTGGATTTTCTTCGTCCTCAGTGGGTTTTTGATTACGCGAATTCTATTGAAATCGCGCCGCGAGACGACCGCCGAAAACCAGCGCGCGATGTACAACTTTTACGTGCGACGGTTTCTGCGGATTTTTCCACTTTACTACTTTGTACTGTTTCTAGCGTTTTTCGCGAGCGCGCTGTTCCGCGCCGATTGGTATTGGTATGTCACGTACTTGCAAAATTTTCGCTTCATTGTGGCCGAGAAAGGCGACCAGATTTTTGGCACCCATCTGTGGAGCCTCGCGGTCGAGGAACAATTCTACATCGTTTGGCCGTTTTTGATTCTGTTTGCGCCGCGCGCGCTGTTGCTGCCGATCATCTCTTCGGCCGTCGCCGGTGCCGTGTGTATTCGCTTTCTTCTATCGTTTTGTGGCTGGTCGGAATTCGATGTCTACGTTTTCACACCGAGCAACTTGGACACGCTCGGACTAGGCGCGATGCTGGCCCACTTCGTGACGTATCGACGGCACCAGGTCAGGTGGTTTCGCCGCATCACATTGGCTGCCGGAGTTGTTTTGCTGGCTGTCGTGGTTCTGGTGAGGCTTAACCAATGGCGCGCGGGATATACGTGCCTGTTGCCGTTGCCGATGGGTTTGCTTTCCGTATGGATGGTGTCGATGGCCGCGGACGGAGTGGGGGGCCTGGTCGGGCGTGCCATTTCGTTCCAGCCGTTGATCTACATCGGGCGAATCAGCTACGGGATTTACGTTTATCACTATTTCGTTCCCACCGTCCTGGAACCACTGTTCGAACGGTTTCAGATCGCCCATGGCAGCCTTGTTTTCGTCGCCATTTGCTTTGTCGTGACGATGATTGTGTCGTCGCTGTCGTGGTTCCTGATGGAAAAGCCGATTAACTCGCTCAAGGATAAGTTCGCCGGTTCATCGGCGCCTCTTAGCGCGGGCCGCGGTTTGGAAAGAAGTGAAGTCGGCCTGGAAGCCGAGAGCTGAACCGCGGCGATTCCGCTTGCAAGGTGCATGGCTGCATTTCCCGGCCGAACGACGGCAGGGGCGGTGCATTGCGGCTTGAGTGGTTCCTTCCTTCCGACAATCGCTCGATTTCGCTGCAAGTGCCCGCCGTTGCAGGTAGCAACGCAATCAAACGTGGCCGAGTGCGGAATTACCTGATTGCATTGCCATGTGAGTTTTGACCCGCTTGGCGTTCCTGAGAACGCCCTAAGTCCGTACGCCGGAAGGCGAAGTGACCGCTATTTCCAGCGAGGTTCTGGCTAAAGCGGGCGACCGGACTCGAACCGGCGACATCCAGCTTGGGAAGCTAGCACTCTACCAACTGAGTTACGCCCGCAGTGTTCCAACAATTAGTCTACCGAATCGTGGAGTAATCGCAAGCTGCTGATTACCGTGAGAGTGTGAGAGTTGATGGACACATTTCGCCGGGAGAGCGAAACGGTACGCTGGACGCCCGCTCGGAAAACCACTTCCCCAATGGTTGTGCCTTGACCAAGGTTTTCGGCCACGAAGTTGCCGCCAGCAGCGTCGTTTGCTGAATCGTCGGTCACCGGATCAAACGATTGAAAAGTCCCCGGTCGTGTTCTGGCCGGATTGATTGCCCTCGAACCATTTCGCGGTTGCAGTCATTTGCCCAGCTTGCCATAATTCGTCGCCCAAATCACTTTTCTTCGACACCGCGTGGCTGAATGTATGGCATTAGTTTCCGCTGTGCTGCGGAGCGCGCCAGGATTGTGCAGCGTCCTGGCATTACTAGTTGTTGGAACACTGGGACGCAGCTCTGCCCAGGCAGCGCCCGATACGCTCGTCGTTTGTCCAGCCATATTGCGTTCCGCACTGACAGAATGGAAGGCATTTCGCATACAGCAAC
The genomic region above belongs to Pirellulales bacterium and contains:
- a CDS encoding acyltransferase is translated as MNILSDGLKPPASSLSYLPQLDTVRAFAVLLVLWHHWSPPRHAPGSLGVWIFFVLSGFLITRILLKSRRETTAENQRAMYNFYVRRFLRIFPLYYFVLFLAFFASALFRADWYWYVTYLQNFRFIVAEKGDQIFGTHLWSLAVEEQFYIVWPFLILFAPRALLLPIISSAVAGAVCIRFLLSFCGWSEFDVYVFTPSNLDTLGLGAMLAHFVTYRRHQVRWFRRITLAAGVVLLAVVVLVRLNQWRAGYTCLLPLPMGLLSVWMVSMAADGVGGLVGRAISFQPLIYIGRISYGIYVYHYFVPTVLEPLFERFQIAHGSLVFVAICFVVTMIVSSLSWFLMEKPINSLKDKFAGSSAPLSAGRGLERSEVGLEAES